Proteins encoded together in one Microplitis mediator isolate UGA2020A chromosome 7, iyMicMedi2.1, whole genome shotgun sequence window:
- the LOC130671751 gene encoding muscle M-line assembly protein unc-89-like isoform X1, giving the protein MIFIYYFYILLIYLCERAWRIEGSTDLSIAELRHLSSKLHPEQCIKLIESLYLRTPGYMLKDEKKEPQSPSSEDCQLKLEQWNHTFPGKKNKRARVHIIKILQTIGRVDLANYMKRSKRIAELLHNIKYLPRRYRKHLEELKKKRKKNKDIKINKKKSDKILNKARAVSPIVGRATGKDEDGGSSSSSSRWILIVIVFLLLVATIIATAAIIIYRSRGKNHRCDPNCKGYERLPKNIEDGWTSNMSDCSHSKWSKTGTVPGLSLTTDTSEPEKKKPEKKKPRPRKSSDKILGKSLDIKQFEKIVEKEKKVKKEKRKSLPDTYELTDFEECHFEDTQGIIDVMNKPKIGACSCCKCDPKPDESPGAQSPCKDTSCPSRKTHDIVEIIRTGFRQKIKGRKSSLSKNKVGKNNKKQNKDKERSSLLSSPDTTARDESMTESPPTTKRNSKSKSPSPPPPPPPPPLPKEKKRESKIKEKSPKKEKSPKKEKTPRKNSSPKSTPKSPPQSPRKLSTEPCNNDTCSQNSSPRESAGVLAITPDTTPATTSRGRFSKKKK; this is encoded by the exons atgatatttatctattatttttatatactattgatatatttatgtgag CGAGCATGGAGAATTGAAGGTTCGACAGATTTGAGTATCGCTGAGCTGAGACACTTGTCCTCAAAATTACATCCAGAGCaatgtattaaattaatcgAGTCATTGTACTTAAGAACACCTGGTTATATGTtgaaagatgaaaaaaaagaaccgCAATCACCTTCTTCAGAAGACTGTCAACTAAAATTAGAGCAATGGAATCACACATTTCCAG GAAAGAAGAATAAACGAGCGCGTGTtcacattattaaaattttacaaacgaTTGGCCGTGTTGATTTAGCCAATTATATGAAACGTAGCAAAAGAATTGCTGAGTTATTgcataatattaaatatttaccgcGGAGATATAGAAAACATTTGGAGGAATTGAAGAagaagcgaaaaaaaaataaagatattaaaataaataaaaaaaaatccgacaaaatattaaataaagcgCGCGCTGTTTCtcc AATTGTAGGGAGAGCGACAGGTAAAGATGAAGATGGAGGatcatcatcttcatcatCACGCTGGATACTGATTGTTATCGTTTTTTTGTTGCTTGTTGCGACAATAATAGCTACTGCggcgataattatttatagaagtCGTGGGAAAAATCATAGATGTGATCCGAATTGCAAAGGCTATGAACGTTTGCCGAAAAACATCGAGGATGGGTGGACGTCAAATATGTCAGATTGCTCGCACAGCAAGTGGTCGAAAACAGGGACAGTCCCTGGTCTATCCTTGACAACTGATACTTCTGAACCGGAGAAAAAGAAACCGGAAAAAAAGAAACCGCGTCCTAGAAAATCCAGCGATAAAATCCTTGGCAAGTCTCTTGATATTAAacagtttgaaaaaattgttgaaaaagaaaaaaaagtaaagaaagaGAAACGTAAAAGTTTACCGGACACCTATGAATTGACAGACTTTGAAGAATGTCACTTTGAAGATACTCAAGGTATAATTGATGTTATGAACAAACCTAAAATCGGTGCGTGTAGTTGCTGTAAATGTGACCCTAAACCAG ATGAATCACCAGGTGCGCAAAGTCCTTGTAAAGATACTTCTTGTCCGTCACGTAAAACTCATGACATAGTTGAAATTATAAGAACTGGATTTAGACAAAAGATAAAAGGTAGAAAATCGAGTTTATCTAAGAATaaagttggaaaaaataataaaaaacaaaataaagataaagaaaGATCATCATTACTGAGCTCGCCGGATACTACTGCGAGAGATGAATCAATGACTGAAAGTCCACCTACAACCAAACGAAATTCTAAGTCAAAGAGTCCTTCACCCCCACCACCACCTCCACCCCCGCCACTGCCCAAGGAAAAAAAGCGAGAgtctaaaataaaagaaaagtcaccgaaaaaagaaaaatcaccGAAAAAGGAAAAAACTCCGAGAAAAAATTCATCGCCTAAGAGTACTCCTAAAAGTCCGCCCCAAAGTCCGAGAAAATTATCAACTGAACCCTGCAATAACGATACTTGTTCGCAAAATTCATCACCGCGAGAATCTGCAGGCGTTCTTGCGATAACGCCGGACACTACTCCTGCGACTACAAGCCGTGggagattttcaaaaaaaaaaaaataa
- the LOC130672029 gene encoding uncharacterized protein LOC130672029 produces the protein MLFIVFIYLFIIKQGLGISDDENSSIQLESKLKDLLDLDNDQDDDDSNNNSSSDDLDDNLNNEFDQDFAKAALAYIENGETEKSSIVEETGPFQHFNPVGKNEVSEKKAKAKDKDKGQVVNKSDDTDDDDDEDGNLFLEKIKDTFYQHKVIISLPLAISILGITFLVSCICTLILRRKVINCFGKCVSSCCRKKKKSWEDLEKGKNKKVRSKKTKKAVAIPAATAVATPSVVSTSWPRAKSLSEDYVDVATQHVSVVEPLLPTRETIIETPPTGCCSKKKRQKKNYRKK, from the exons atgctttttattgtttttatatatttatttattattaaacag ggATTGGGAATAAGCGACGATGAAAATTCAAGTATACAATTGGAatctaaattaaaagatttattAGATTTAGACAATGATCAAGATGACGacgatagtaataataatagcagtAGTGATGATTtagatgataatttaaataatgaatttgacCAAGATTTTGCAAAAGCTGCGCTGGCGTACATCGAAAATGGCGAAACTGAGAAAAGTAGTATAGTTGAAGAAACTGGACCTTTTCAACA TTTTAATCCTGTAGGAAAAAATGAAGTGAGTGAAAAAAAAGCCAAAGCtaaagataaagataaaggtcaagttgtaaataaaagtgatgatactgatgatgatgatgatgaagatggaaatttatttttggagaAAATAAAAGACACATTTTATCAGCACAAAGTAATAATATCATTACCGCTGGCAATTTCTATTTTAGGAATAACTTTTTTAGTCAGCTGCATTTGTACGCTGATTCTTCGTcgtaaagtaattaattgttttggAAAATGTGTTTCCAGTtgttgcagaaaaaaaaa AAAATCTTGGGAGGATTTAGagaaaggaaaaaataaaaaagtaagaTCGAAGAAAACGAAAAAAGCGGTGGCGATTCCGGCGGCGACAGCAGTGGCAACACCATCAGTAGTTTCAACATCTTGGCCTCGCGCAAAGTCATTATCTGAGGATTATGTTGACGTAGCAACACAACACGTTTCTGTAGTTGAGCCATTACTACCTACAAGGGAAACTATTATTGAGACTCCACCAACGGGCTGTTGCAGTAAAAAGAAacgtcagaaaaaaaattatagaaaaaaataa
- the LOC130671751 gene encoding muscle M-line assembly protein unc-89-like isoform X2, whose amino-acid sequence MIFIYYFYILLIYLCERAWRIEGSTDLSIAELRHLSSKLHPEQCIKLIESLYLRTPGYMLKDEKKEPQSPSSEDCQLKLEQWNHTFPGKKNKRARVHIIKILQTIGRVDLANYMKRSKRIAELLHNIKYLPRRYRKHLEELKKKRKKNKDIKINKKKSDKILNKARAVSPIVGRATGKDEDGGSSSSSSRWILIVIVFLLLVATIIATAAIIIYRSRGKNHRCDPNCKGYERLPKNIEDGWTSNMSDCSHSKWSKTGTVPGLSLTTDTSEPEKKKPEKKKPRPRKSSDKILGKSLDIKQFEKIVEKEKKVKKEKRKSLPDTYELTDFEECHFEDTQGIIDVMNKPKIGACSCCKCDPKPGAQSPCKDTSCPSRKTHDIVEIIRTGFRQKIKGRKSSLSKNKVGKNNKKQNKDKERSSLLSSPDTTARDESMTESPPTTKRNSKSKSPSPPPPPPPPPLPKEKKRESKIKEKSPKKEKSPKKEKTPRKNSSPKSTPKSPPQSPRKLSTEPCNNDTCSQNSSPRESAGVLAITPDTTPATTSRGRFSKKKK is encoded by the exons atgatatttatctattatttttatatactattgatatatttatgtgag CGAGCATGGAGAATTGAAGGTTCGACAGATTTGAGTATCGCTGAGCTGAGACACTTGTCCTCAAAATTACATCCAGAGCaatgtattaaattaatcgAGTCATTGTACTTAAGAACACCTGGTTATATGTtgaaagatgaaaaaaaagaaccgCAATCACCTTCTTCAGAAGACTGTCAACTAAAATTAGAGCAATGGAATCACACATTTCCAG GAAAGAAGAATAAACGAGCGCGTGTtcacattattaaaattttacaaacgaTTGGCCGTGTTGATTTAGCCAATTATATGAAACGTAGCAAAAGAATTGCTGAGTTATTgcataatattaaatatttaccgcGGAGATATAGAAAACATTTGGAGGAATTGAAGAagaagcgaaaaaaaaataaagatattaaaataaataaaaaaaaatccgacaaaatattaaataaagcgCGCGCTGTTTCtcc AATTGTAGGGAGAGCGACAGGTAAAGATGAAGATGGAGGatcatcatcttcatcatCACGCTGGATACTGATTGTTATCGTTTTTTTGTTGCTTGTTGCGACAATAATAGCTACTGCggcgataattatttatagaagtCGTGGGAAAAATCATAGATGTGATCCGAATTGCAAAGGCTATGAACGTTTGCCGAAAAACATCGAGGATGGGTGGACGTCAAATATGTCAGATTGCTCGCACAGCAAGTGGTCGAAAACAGGGACAGTCCCTGGTCTATCCTTGACAACTGATACTTCTGAACCGGAGAAAAAGAAACCGGAAAAAAAGAAACCGCGTCCTAGAAAATCCAGCGATAAAATCCTTGGCAAGTCTCTTGATATTAAacagtttgaaaaaattgttgaaaaagaaaaaaaagtaaagaaagaGAAACGTAAAAGTTTACCGGACACCTATGAATTGACAGACTTTGAAGAATGTCACTTTGAAGATACTCAAGGTATAATTGATGTTATGAACAAACCTAAAATCGGTGCGTGTAGTTGCTGTAAATGTGACCCTAAACCAG GTGCGCAAAGTCCTTGTAAAGATACTTCTTGTCCGTCACGTAAAACTCATGACATAGTTGAAATTATAAGAACTGGATTTAGACAAAAGATAAAAGGTAGAAAATCGAGTTTATCTAAGAATaaagttggaaaaaataataaaaaacaaaataaagataaagaaaGATCATCATTACTGAGCTCGCCGGATACTACTGCGAGAGATGAATCAATGACTGAAAGTCCACCTACAACCAAACGAAATTCTAAGTCAAAGAGTCCTTCACCCCCACCACCACCTCCACCCCCGCCACTGCCCAAGGAAAAAAAGCGAGAgtctaaaataaaagaaaagtcaccgaaaaaagaaaaatcaccGAAAAAGGAAAAAACTCCGAGAAAAAATTCATCGCCTAAGAGTACTCCTAAAAGTCCGCCCCAAAGTCCGAGAAAATTATCAACTGAACCCTGCAATAACGATACTTGTTCGCAAAATTCATCACCGCGAGAATCTGCAGGCGTTCTTGCGATAACGCCGGACACTACTCCTGCGACTACAAGCCGTGggagattttcaaaaaaaaaaaaataa